One Geoalkalibacter subterraneus genomic window carries:
- a CDS encoding NfeD family protein, whose protein sequence is MNDSLISAWVIWFAAGIGLAFLELVAPGFILIFFAAGCLLTSIVLWIWQPELSTQMVIFLTFSLSSLFLLRGKMTKIFRGESHQDADLGAGDNPKGEIVTAVTPIGPNLKGRIRYRGTDWYAVSDQDIETGTLVEILGYEKSSKQIFRVKVAQSKSNQGD, encoded by the coding sequence ATGAACGACTCCCTTATCTCTGCCTGGGTCATCTGGTTTGCGGCAGGCATTGGCCTGGCTTTTCTCGAACTGGTTGCCCCCGGCTTCATCTTGATTTTTTTCGCGGCCGGCTGTCTTCTGACTTCCATCGTTTTATGGATATGGCAGCCGGAACTTTCGACCCAAATGGTTATTTTTCTCACCTTCTCCCTCTCGTCGCTTTTTCTGCTGCGCGGCAAGATGACAAAGATTTTCCGCGGAGAGTCGCATCAAGACGCCGATTTGGGCGCTGGCGACAACCCCAAGGGCGAGATTGTCACCGCGGTCACCCCTATTGGCCCCAACCTCAAAGGACGCATTCGCTACCGAGGAACCGACTGGTATGCAGTTTCCGACCAAGACATAGAAACCGGGACTCTGGTTGAGATCCTGGGATATGAAAAAAGCTCAAAACAGATCTTTCGTGTCAAAGTGGCACAATCTAAATCAAACCAAGGAGATTAA
- a CDS encoding SPFH domain-containing protein: MNETLIAVGLLTVFIVIILLKTAVIVPQKSEYVIERLGKFSRVLGAGFHVLVPFLDKVAYKYSLKEKVTDIPSQTCITKDNVTVDIDGLLYLQVVDSKAAAYGINDYELAASQLAQTTLRSCIGRIDLDKTFEEREHINAKVVEEIDKAALTWGCKVLRYEVKDIIPPVSVKQAMEAQMTAVRQKRAEIARSEGERQSTINLAEGHRQDAILRSEGEKQRRINEAEGRAQEILQIANATAEGLRAIAKELQAEGGQQAANLRVAEQYVGEFGKLAKESNTLILPSNTADIASMVSTAMSAMSKLSQSDKKTA, translated from the coding sequence ATGAACGAAACATTGATTGCAGTTGGATTACTTACAGTATTTATTGTTATTATTCTGCTTAAAACGGCAGTTATTGTACCTCAAAAAAGTGAATACGTGATTGAGCGTCTTGGAAAATTCAGTCGTGTTCTTGGCGCAGGGTTTCACGTTCTTGTGCCTTTTTTGGATAAGGTCGCATACAAGTATAGTCTTAAAGAAAAGGTCACAGATATCCCAAGTCAGACCTGCATAACGAAGGACAATGTTACGGTGGACATTGACGGGCTCTTATATTTGCAGGTCGTAGATAGTAAAGCTGCCGCTTATGGAATAAATGATTATGAACTTGCGGCAAGTCAACTTGCACAAACGACTCTTCGATCATGTATTGGTCGCATTGATCTGGATAAAACATTTGAGGAGCGTGAACATATCAATGCCAAGGTCGTTGAAGAAATCGACAAAGCGGCCTTGACCTGGGGGTGCAAGGTCTTGCGCTACGAAGTCAAAGACATCATTCCTCCGGTCTCGGTCAAACAAGCCATGGAAGCTCAAATGACAGCGGTGCGGCAAAAGCGCGCCGAGATTGCTCGCTCTGAAGGTGAGCGTCAAAGCACGATCAACCTGGCCGAAGGGCATCGTCAGGACGCCATCTTGCGATCGGAAGGGGAGAAGCAGCGCCGGATCAACGAGGCAGAAGGCCGGGCCCAGGAGATTTTACAGATTGCCAATGCCACAGCTGAAGGCCTGCGGGCCATCGCCAAAGAACTGCAGGCCGAAGGCGGACAGCAGGCGGCCAACCTGCGTGTAGCCGAGCAGTACGTGGGTGAGTTCGGGAAACTGGCCAAAGAATCGAACACCCTGATCCTTCCCAGCAATACCGCCGATATCGCATCGATGGTTTCAACGGCCATGAGCGCTATGAGCAAGCTGTCTCAGTCTGACAAGAAAACTGCCTAA